The following proteins are encoded in a genomic region of Anaerolineae bacterium:
- a CDS encoding SpoIIE family protein phosphatase gives MKLTQQKLFWSTNLFSGLLLCVITIFLGLTYNQTGQWPALALAGITGTVVLAYGVAAWVVFTQKRLQTGLGLVMAVQIMGVMLAPLFVADFWLIGLIIMATVPLKTGIAGKLQQMPRFVILALLAASLMIGLDLLALPNRLLILTTLPQTHYLVIVTGGVLYLAGLIFLLWFVRLRPQACCYVRPNLTTQLSLLVTAILALSILVITGVLIVQIHDIQIKKVGQTFQTTAEVEAERVGNILERQIIDLANLGQSPDILNRVEEVWAGYPGNDKTLIRSYLWTQENRWRHAAENDEFVLQYRTGPAVMALTAFRGSHNSHKNLFVTDQVGGLVAAHGEKPEKLFYGDDDWWQTVWDLTQDGVYLGRLTHDPATQKVSIFMAVRIVSPKTYQPIEALASTYDLQSIQQIIALANENASHKVRLLAADGVVLAGPTKTEIGQPAPPLFKDILSAQADRAGPPSGWLLEKPGQTVLAYSRLNSTSQSNLDRIRSLGWTVLVSDSQAHALAEVNRSTEIATLVALLALAGIIIVANTMAKIITRPVEDLTATAREINEGNLDAQARPAGPQELVTLAETFNSLTANLNTYITNLRQSEKKYRALFEDSKDAIYLTDPTGHIIDVNPAGLSLFGYTEAETQRGNVFHVYANPDDRLRFQQEMELHGSVKDFEVKLRRKDNAEIDGLVTATLRQAEDGTILGYQGIIRDITAQKQAEKERLQLSAIQRELDMARNIQVSLLPPPQPVWGGPDVVCYSKPAQEVGGDFYAYHALDDKPLAGGKTAGGFALVVGDISGKGMPAALLMAVSLASVQTVINQSFSPGELLAHLDRVLAHYTQTTRQNCALCYVEFKPAGNGQPGRILHAANAGGVLPIIRRGNGAVEWVEVGGLPLGVGLGAESGYQEVTLPLAPGDLVILTSDGVIEAMNQTGEIFGFERLEQAVAAGPALSAETMLGHLKRQVTAFVGPTEPHDDLTLVVVRV, from the coding sequence ATGAAACTTACCCAACAGAAATTATTTTGGTCTACCAACCTCTTCTCCGGTTTGCTGCTATGCGTCATTACCATTTTTTTAGGGTTGACTTATAACCAAACCGGCCAATGGCCGGCCCTGGCCCTGGCCGGGATAACGGGCACGGTGGTGTTGGCGTATGGCGTGGCCGCCTGGGTGGTTTTTACTCAAAAACGCTTGCAAACCGGTTTAGGGCTGGTGATGGCCGTGCAGATTATGGGCGTGATGCTGGCGCCTCTCTTTGTGGCCGATTTTTGGTTGATCGGCTTGATCATTATGGCTACCGTTCCCCTGAAAACGGGCATAGCGGGCAAGTTGCAGCAAATGCCCAGGTTTGTTATTCTGGCCTTGCTCGCGGCTTCTCTGATGATTGGGCTTGATCTCCTGGCCCTGCCCAACCGTTTGCTGATTCTCACCACCCTGCCCCAAACCCATTATCTGGTGATCGTGACAGGCGGCGTGCTTTATCTGGCCGGTTTGATCTTTTTATTGTGGTTTGTCCGGTTGCGGCCCCAGGCGTGTTGTTATGTTCGGCCCAATTTGACCACCCAGTTGTCGCTATTGGTTACGGCTATTTTGGCCCTGTCCATTTTGGTTATCACCGGGGTGTTGATCGTCCAGATTCACGATATCCAAATCAAAAAAGTGGGCCAAACCTTTCAAACCACGGCCGAGGTTGAAGCGGAACGGGTAGGCAATATTTTGGAACGGCAGATCATTGACCTGGCCAACCTGGGCCAATCCCCCGACATCCTGAACCGGGTTGAGGAGGTGTGGGCCGGTTATCCCGGCAATGACAAAACGTTAATTCGTTCGTATCTTTGGACCCAGGAAAATCGCTGGCGACACGCCGCGGAAAATGACGAGTTTGTGCTGCAATACCGCACCGGCCCGGCCGTTATGGCCCTCACCGCGTTTCGGGGCAGCCATAATTCGCACAAAAATTTGTTTGTTACCGATCAGGTGGGCGGCCTGGTGGCCGCGCACGGGGAGAAGCCGGAAAAACTTTTTTATGGCGACGACGATTGGTGGCAGACGGTGTGGGACCTGACCCAGGACGGGGTTTACCTGGGCCGCTTGACCCATGATCCGGCCACGCAAAAAGTTTCCATCTTTATGGCCGTGCGCATTGTTAGCCCCAAAACGTACCAACCAATTGAGGCCCTGGCCTCAACGTATGATTTGCAATCCATTCAGCAGATTATTGCCCTGGCCAATGAAAACGCTTCCCACAAGGTCAGGCTGCTGGCTGCGGACGGCGTTGTTTTGGCCGGTCCCACCAAAACCGAAATTGGCCAACCCGCCCCGCCGTTGTTCAAGGATATTTTATCGGCGCAGGCCGACCGGGCCGGGCCGCCCTCCGGTTGGTTGTTAGAGAAACCGGGCCAAACCGTTTTGGCCTATTCCCGCCTGAACAGCACCAGCCAAAGCAATCTGGACCGGATTCGCAGTTTGGGCTGGACTGTGCTGGTTAGCGATAGCCAGGCCCACGCCCTGGCCGAAGTCAACCGCTCCACCGAAATAGCCACTTTGGTGGCCCTGCTGGCCCTGGCCGGCATCATCATTGTGGCCAATACCATGGCCAAAATCATCACCCGGCCGGTGGAGGATTTAACGGCTACGGCCAGAGAAATCAATGAGGGTAATCTTGACGCCCAGGCCCGGCCCGCCGGCCCCCAGGAGTTGGTGACCCTGGCCGAAACCTTCAACAGCTTGACCGCCAACCTTAATACTTACATTACCAATTTGCGGCAGAGTGAAAAGAAATACCGCGCTCTTTTTGAAGATTCCAAAGACGCCATTTACCTGACCGACCCCACCGGCCACATTATTGACGTGAACCCGGCCGGTTTGAGTTTGTTTGGCTACACTGAGGCAGAAACCCAGCGCGGCAACGTATTTCACGTTTACGCCAATCCCGACGACCGGCTCAGATTTCAACAGGAGATGGAGCTTCATGGTTCGGTGAAGGATTTTGAAGTAAAACTCCGCCGTAAGGATAACGCCGAAATAGATGGTCTGGTTACCGCCACCCTGCGCCAGGCCGAGGATGGGACCATTTTGGGTTACCAGGGCATCATCCGGGATATAACCGCCCAAAAACAGGCTGAAAAAGAGCGCTTGCAGCTCTCGGCCATTCAGCGCGAACTGGACATGGCCCGCAATATTCAAGTGAGCCTGCTGCCGCCCCCTCAGCCGGTGTGGGGCGGCCCGGACGTGGTCTGTTACAGCAAACCGGCCCAGGAAGTGGGGGGCGATTTTTACGCTTATCACGCCCTTGACGACAAACCGTTGGCTGGCGGTAAAACGGCCGGCGGTTTTGCCCTGGTAGTTGGCGACATCTCGGGGAAGGGCATGCCCGCGGCGTTGCTGATGGCCGTCAGCCTGGCTTCGGTGCAAACCGTGATTAACCAATCCTTTTCCCCGGGCGAATTGCTGGCCCATCTCGACCGGGTGCTGGCCCACTACACCCAAACCACGCGCCAAAATTGCGCGTTGTGTTACGTGGAATTTAAACCCGCCGGTAACGGCCAACCGGGGCGAATTTTGCATGCGGCTAACGCCGGCGGCGTTCTGCCGATCATTCGCCGGGGCAACGGCGCGGTGGAATGGGTTGAGGTCGGCGGGCTGCCGTTGGGCGTGGGTTTAGGGGCGGAAAGCGGCTACCAGGAAGTTACGCTGCCCCTGGCCCCGGGCGATCTGGTTATTTTGACCAGCGACGGCGTTATTGAGGCCATGAACCAGACCGGCGAAATTTTTGGCTTTGAGCGGTTAGAGCAGGCCGTCGCCGCCGGCCCCGCCCTCAGCGCCGAAACAATGCTGGGCCATTTGAAACGCCAGGTAACCGCCTTTGTTGGCCCCACCGAGCCGCATGATGATTTGACCCTGGTGGTGGTGCGGGTGTGA
- a CDS encoding BMP family ABC transporter substrate-binding protein, which yields MNRHFVIPLALLLMVWGLLPACGGSAPAVAPKSALQVGVVLGVGGENDKSFNEYTLKGARQAAEQAGLAFEYVVTDSIDDYERNVMNMAGKADLVITPGYLFTEVTAKAARDHPHVHFVIVDVPYFPGQGCPETVEDCYSAEGGLTNVTSLVFAEDQMGYLAGVLAACMSQTGVIASVSGMEIPPVARLVTGYRQGAKSVNREIVVLNQYVPNFDDLPTGKLVGQDFINQGADVIAGFGGNTGNGGLLAAYEAGIMAIGVDVDQYFTYPEVRSVLLTSTAKFVDVAVADVVIQFAKGELAAGIQSKTLATGGVGLTPYHAWQEKIIAAGCAEKVEAAMTAIRADPTVTGVK from the coding sequence ATGAACCGACATTTTGTAATTCCCTTAGCCTTGCTGTTAATGGTTTGGGGCCTGTTGCCTGCTTGTGGGGGAAGCGCGCCTGCCGTCGCCCCGAAATCGGCTTTGCAGGTTGGCGTGGTGCTGGGCGTGGGGGGGGAAAATGATAAATCGTTCAACGAATATACCCTGAAAGGAGCCAGGCAGGCGGCGGAACAGGCCGGCCTGGCCTTTGAGTATGTGGTCACCGACTCAATTGACGATTACGAACGTAACGTGATGAACATGGCCGGTAAGGCGGACTTGGTGATTACGCCCGGCTACCTTTTTACCGAAGTCACGGCCAAAGCGGCGCGCGATCACCCCCACGTTCATTTTGTGATTGTGGACGTGCCTTATTTCCCGGGGCAGGGCTGCCCGGAAACGGTTGAAGATTGTTATTCGGCCGAGGGCGGGCTGACCAATGTAACCAGCCTGGTTTTTGCCGAAGACCAGATGGGCTATTTGGCCGGGGTTTTGGCGGCCTGTATGAGTCAAACGGGGGTGATTGCCAGCGTGTCCGGCATGGAAATTCCGCCGGTGGCGCGCCTGGTTACCGGCTACCGGCAGGGGGCCAAATCGGTTAACCGGGAGATAGTGGTGTTAAATCAATATGTGCCCAACTTTGACGACCTACCCACCGGCAAGCTGGTGGGCCAGGATTTTATTAATCAAGGGGCGGATGTTATCGCCGGTTTTGGCGGCAATACCGGCAACGGGGGGTTGTTGGCTGCTTATGAAGCCGGCATTATGGCCATTGGGGTTGATGTGGACCAATACTTCACCTACCCTGAAGTGCGAAGCGTTTTACTCACCAGTACGGCCAAATTTGTTGATGTGGCCGTGGCCGACGTGGTTATCCAATTTGCCAAAGGAGAACTGGCGGCCGGGATTCAGTCAAAAACGCTGGCTACCGGGGGCGTGGGCTTAACGCCTTATCACGCCTGGCAGGAAAAGATCATTGCCGCAGGATGCGCGGAAAAAGTGGAGGCCGCTATGACGGCCATCAGGGCTGATCCAACAGTGACCGGTGTAAAATGA
- a CDS encoding CBS domain-containing protein, producing MSLEQDLQLEQVQHLDLKNFTTVEIGTSVKKTVEKMRVENRHCAIIVDEGELVGIFTDRDILRKVVDARETWDLPIDDLMTSTPLTVQAKDRADMALALMDFKHFRNVPVLDDEGKVIGNLTHQAIIKYLSDRFPESVYNLPPNPEQATRQRIGA from the coding sequence ATGAGCCTTGAGCAGGATTTACAATTAGAACAAGTCCAACACCTTGACCTAAAAAACTTTACTACGGTTGAGATTGGCACGTCGGTTAAAAAAACCGTTGAAAAAATGCGGGTCGAAAACCGACACTGCGCCATTATTGTTGACGAAGGAGAGCTGGTTGGCATTTTTACCGACCGGGATATTTTACGCAAAGTGGTTGACGCCCGTGAAACCTGGGACTTGCCCATTGACGACCTGATGACATCCACTCCGCTGACCGTCCAAGCCAAAGATCGGGCCGATATGGCCCTGGCGTTAATGGACTTTAAACATTTTCGCAACGTGCCCGTTTTGGACGATGAGGGCAAAGTGATTGGCAATTTAACCCACCAGGCCATCATCAAATATTTGAGCGACCGTTTTCCAGAGTCGGTTTATAATCTGCCGCCCAACCCGGAACAAGCGACCCGGCAACGGATTGGCGCTTAA
- a CDS encoding 2-oxoacid:acceptor oxidoreductase subunit alpha has product MADFKHMEFEDVESITIRFAGDSGDGMQLTGTQFTDTNAVFGNDISTMPDFPAEIRAPAGTLAGVSGFQVNFSSEEILTPGDAPRVLVAMNPAALKANLPDLDPGGKIIINTDAFTEANLKKANYQRNPLEDRSLKGYEVHKLPITTLNRHALEGIEGLSAKDIDRCKNFFALGLTFWIYDRSLDTSMNYIAKKFAKNPALVKANQTALRAGYSVGHNTEAFQTRYRISRAHLSPGVYRKITGNEAMAMGLVTAAIKANKPLFYGSYPITPASDILHTLAGLKHFDVRTFQAEDEIAAIGSVIGAAFGGAFAATGTSGPGVALKSEAINLALMLELPLVIINVQRGGPSTGLPTKTEQSDLLQAMYGRNGESPIPILAPCSPANCFETAIEAFRLAVRISSPVFILSDGYLGNSAEPWLIPNPDEIEPIKVKHPTASSNGSNGFKPYKRDPQTLGRPWAIPGTPGLEHRLGGLAKQPETGSVSYVPSENEQMVEERAAKVARLVNFIPEQPVLGAQSGDLLVVSWGSTFGAVRSAVLRLQKRGQPVSHAHIRHINPFPRNLGDILTRFERILVPEMNMGQLIILLRGKYGTHNFIPFSKVQGRPFAIKEILLKIESMLA; this is encoded by the coding sequence ATGGCAGACTTTAAACACATGGAATTTGAAGACGTAGAATCAATTACCATCCGCTTTGCCGGCGACTCCGGCGATGGCATGCAACTGACCGGCACCCAATTTACCGATACCAACGCCGTGTTTGGCAACGACATCAGCACCATGCCCGACTTCCCTGCCGAAATCCGCGCCCCGGCCGGCACGCTGGCCGGAGTCAGCGGCTTTCAGGTGAATTTTTCCAGTGAAGAGATCCTCACCCCCGGCGACGCGCCCCGCGTGCTGGTGGCCATGAATCCCGCCGCCCTTAAAGCCAACCTGCCCGATCTGGACCCCGGCGGCAAAATTATCATCAACACCGACGCCTTTACCGAAGCCAATCTCAAAAAAGCCAACTACCAGCGCAATCCCCTGGAAGACCGCAGCCTGAAAGGTTACGAGGTGCATAAACTGCCCATTACCACCCTCAACCGCCACGCCCTGGAAGGCATTGAGGGCCTGAGCGCCAAAGACATTGACCGCTGCAAGAATTTTTTTGCCCTGGGCCTGACCTTTTGGATTTATGATCGCTCGTTAGACACCTCAATGAACTATATTGCCAAAAAATTTGCCAAAAATCCGGCCCTGGTAAAAGCCAACCAAACCGCGCTCAGGGCCGGCTATAGCGTGGGCCACAACACCGAAGCCTTCCAGACCCGTTACCGCATCAGCCGGGCCCATCTGTCCCCGGGTGTTTACCGCAAAATAACGGGGAATGAAGCCATGGCCATGGGCCTGGTGACAGCCGCCATAAAAGCAAACAAACCCTTGTTTTACGGCTCATACCCCATCACCCCCGCCAGCGACATTCTGCACACCCTGGCCGGCCTGAAACATTTCGACGTCCGCACTTTTCAGGCCGAAGACGAAATTGCAGCCATAGGCTCCGTGATTGGGGCGGCTTTTGGCGGCGCGTTCGCCGCCACCGGTACCAGCGGCCCCGGAGTGGCCCTAAAAAGCGAGGCCATTAACCTGGCCCTGATGCTGGAACTGCCCCTGGTGATTATTAACGTGCAGCGCGGCGGCCCCAGCACCGGCTTGCCCACCAAAACCGAACAGTCCGACTTGCTGCAAGCCATGTATGGCCGCAACGGCGAAAGCCCCATTCCCATCCTGGCCCCCTGTTCGCCGGCCAACTGCTTTGAAACAGCCATTGAAGCCTTCCGGTTGGCCGTGCGGATCAGCAGCCCGGTATTTATTTTAAGCGACGGCTACCTGGGCAACAGCGCCGAACCCTGGCTCATCCCCAACCCGGACGAGATCGAGCCGATTAAGGTCAAACATCCTACCGCTTCCAGCAACGGCAGCAATGGCTTTAAACCCTACAAACGAGACCCCCAAACCCTGGGCCGGCCCTGGGCCATTCCCGGCACGCCGGGCCTGGAACATCGCCTGGGCGGCCTGGCCAAACAGCCGGAAACAGGCAGTGTTTCTTACGTGCCCAGCGAAAATGAACAAATGGTAGAAGAACGCGCCGCCAAAGTGGCCCGCCTGGTCAACTTTATCCCGGAACAGCCGGTTTTGGGGGCCCAGAGCGGCGACCTGCTGGTGGTGAGCTGGGGCAGCACCTTTGGCGCGGTTCGGTCCGCGGTTTTGCGCCTGCAAAAACGGGGCCAGCCGGTTTCACACGCCCATATTCGCCACATCAATCCCTTCCCCCGCAACCTGGGCGACATTCTTACCCGCTTTGAGCGCATCCTGGTTCCAGAAATGAACATGGGCCAGTTGATCATTCTGCTCAGGGGCAAATACGGCACGCACAATTTTATCCCCTTCTCCAAAGTGCAAGGCCGGCCTTTTGCCATTAAAGAAATCCTGTTAAAAATTGAATCAATGTTGGCCTGA
- a CDS encoding CBS domain-containing protein, giving the protein MSETIELTRKDFVSDQTVRWCPGCGDYAILAQMQKVLPELGIPREKFVFISGIGCSSRFPYYMNTYGIHSIHGRAPTLATGLKIANPNLSVWVITGDGDGLSIGGNHLLHVVRRNVDLNIILFNNRIYGLTKGQYSPTSLRGTKTKSSPLGTVEHSFNPTSVVIGAEATFVARTVDSHVQHMAEIFKRAAEHKGTSFVEVYQNCVIFNDGTWSYATDRNTKDENILMLEDGKPMIFGKDKDKGIRLSGYLEPEIVSLANVAEADLLYHNERAPSSLAYMLSRMRQPDFPEPIGVFRAVEEPIYEVGVMRQIDEAIKRRGKGDLRKLYHAADTWEVFPDAERGNGHQAGEDSPPPGEFDEAYPGVVFHEEGGLTPAKPSLLTDTLADLDPPPPLTAPVTISLAEAVARLKKSNVGFMALLDNNDKLVGVFTDGDVLAKVACQVEHLAEEKVKDYMTASVTTLTGQATIAQALHLMALHNFRHIPIVDSAGRVESVISFRSVVRYLGQNFSAGNGR; this is encoded by the coding sequence ATGAGCGAAACCATTGAATTAACCCGCAAAGATTTTGTTTCCGATCAAACCGTGCGCTGGTGCCCCGGCTGCGGCGATTATGCCATTCTGGCCCAGATGCAAAAAGTGCTGCCCGAACTGGGCATCCCCCGGGAAAAATTTGTCTTCATCTCCGGCATTGGCTGCTCCAGCCGTTTTCCCTATTACATGAATACCTACGGCATCCACAGCATTCACGGGCGCGCGCCCACCCTGGCCACCGGCCTCAAAATTGCCAACCCCAACCTGAGCGTGTGGGTGATTACGGGCGATGGGGACGGCCTCTCCATTGGCGGCAATCATCTGTTGCACGTTGTGCGCCGCAATGTTGACCTTAACATCATCCTGTTCAACAACCGCATCTATGGCCTCACCAAAGGGCAGTATTCACCCACGTCGCTGCGCGGCACCAAAACCAAATCCTCGCCCTTGGGCACGGTTGAACACTCTTTTAACCCTACCTCGGTGGTTATTGGCGCAGAAGCTACCTTTGTGGCCCGCACCGTTGACTCGCACGTTCAGCACATGGCCGAAATCTTCAAACGCGCCGCCGAGCATAAAGGCACCTCCTTTGTTGAAGTCTACCAAAACTGCGTCATCTTCAATGATGGCACGTGGTCTTATGCCACCGACCGCAACACCAAAGACGAAAATATTCTGATGCTGGAAGACGGCAAACCGATGATTTTTGGCAAAGATAAAGATAAGGGCATCCGCTTGAGTGGTTATTTGGAACCTGAAATTGTTTCCCTGGCCAACGTAGCCGAAGCCGACCTGCTCTACCATAATGAACGCGCCCCTTCCAGCCTGGCCTATATGTTGAGCCGGATGCGGCAGCCGGACTTTCCCGAGCCCATTGGCGTTTTTCGGGCAGTAGAAGAGCCGATCTATGAGGTGGGCGTGATGCGACAGATTGATGAAGCCATCAAACGCAGAGGCAAAGGCGATTTGCGTAAACTTTACCACGCCGCCGATACCTGGGAAGTTTTTCCCGATGCCGAACGCGGCAACGGCCACCAGGCTGGCGAAGACAGCCCCCCCCCCGGCGAGTTCGACGAGGCATACCCCGGCGTCGTTTTCCACGAGGAAGGGGGCCTTACCCCCGCCAAGCCCTCGCTCTTAACCGATACGTTGGCCGATCTCGACCCGCCCCCACCGCTCACCGCCCCCGTCACTATCTCGTTGGCCGAAGCTGTGGCCCGGCTGAAAAAATCAAACGTGGGCTTTATGGCCCTGCTGGACAACAACGACAAACTGGTGGGCGTTTTCACCGATGGCGACGTTTTGGCCAAAGTAGCCTGTCAAGTGGAACACCTGGCTGAAGAAAAAGTTAAAGATTATATGACCGCTTCCGTAACCACCCTCACCGGCCAGGCCACCATTGCCCAGGCCCTCCACCTGATGGCCCTGCACAACTTCCGCCATATTCCCATTGTAGATAGCGCGGGCAGGGTGGAAAGCGTGATCTCCTTCCGTTCGGTGGTGCGCTACCTGGGCCAGAATTTTTCGGCGGGCAACGGCCGGTAG